A genomic region of Antennarius striatus isolate MH-2024 chromosome 2, ASM4005453v1, whole genome shotgun sequence contains the following coding sequences:
- the angptl7 gene encoding angiopoietin-related protein 7 has protein sequence MSKVNLSVVVFGVILLLLAETWAQNPRKRLASPKALKAQCCDEVRSLKVQVANLSSLLEELSRKQETDVMNVVRQIMELDKHNRQQEARVTEAESKYSEINNRVEIMQLQTLQSAPQTSSDAIYDCASLYSKSYKISGEYKLPKDDFLGTPELNVFCDMETTGGGWTLIQRRKIGLTSFNRDWKQYKSGFGSIRGDFWLGNEHIFRLTRRPSVLRIEMEDWEGQTRYAEYGFFTVKNELNSFRLFLANYSGNAGNSLRYHNNTNFSTIDKDNDKCVDHCASLRKGGYWYNCCTDSNLNGVFYRYGEHTKNSDGITWYGWHGSNYSLKRVEMKVRPVDFQP, from the exons ATGTCAAAGGTGAATTTGAGTGTAGTGGTTTTTGGGGTCATTCTACTCCTTTTGGCAGAGACATGGGCCCAAAATCCGAGGAAGCGACTGGCATCTCCAAAGGCTCTCAAGGCCCAGTGCTGTGATGAAGTGCGCTCTCTCAAGGTACAGGTGGCCAATCTGTCCAGCCTACTtgaggagctgagtcgcaagcaGGAGACAGATGTGATGAATGTTGTGAGGCAAATAATGGAGCTGGACAAACACAACAGGCAACAAGAAGCCCGGGTCACAGAAGCTGAGAGCAAGTACTCAGAGATCAACAACCGTGTGGAGATCATGCAGCTACAGACTTTACAGTCTGCTCCTCAGACTTCATCAG atgcCATCTATGACTGTGCATCCCTCTACAGCAAGAGCTACAAGATCTCTGGCGAGTACAAACTGCCTAAAGATGATTTTCTGGGTACACCTGAGTTAAAT GTTTTCTGTGACATGGAGACCACTGGAGGTGGCTGGACCCTGATCCAAAGGCGCAAGATTGGCTTGACATCATTCAACCGTGACTGGAAGCAGTACAAAAGTGGATTTGGGTCCATTCGTGGGGATTTCTGGCTGGGCAATGAACACATCTTCCGTTTAACAAGGCGGCCCAGTGTCCTCAGGATTGAGATGGAG GACTGGGAAGGACAGACGCGCTATGCTGAGTACGGTTTTTTCACAGTGAAAAATGAGCTAAACAGCTTCAGGCTCTTCCTTGCCAACTACAGTGGCAATGCTGGAAATTCCCTGCGTTACCACAACAATACCAACTTCAGCACCATTGACAAGGACAACGACAAATGCGTGGATCACTGTGCTTCTCTGCGCAAAG GTGGTTACTGGTACAACTGCTGCACCGATTCAAACTTGAATGGCGTTTTCTACCGCTACGGTGAGCACACAAAGAACTCAGATGGAATCACTTGGTATGGCTGGCATGGGTCCAACTACTCCCTCAAGAGAGTGGAAATGAAGGTCCGACCAGTGGATTTTCAACCATGA